agtgctcctgctgctcaaagtgtcccgtggaaggtggctcctggtactcctccgaaggatcaacgtctactcacgatcgcaacgccaaaacaaggtccagcacatacacatacatacaaACAAAgtcaaacactaagaaatggtacaacaatacataacaacagcaaacaaaactaagctagaactattctacatgttacaacgatcgcgtggacataaagaacgcctaaaacggagctagaacgcaaaaactaggcctaaaacaagatcctgaaactaaactgtaagaaaaactgagttctaggggcttctgcGCAGAAGCCAGGggttaaaacataattaaaggatagatctagagtctaactcgcaaaactacagggactggacggcgggttctatttctggaaagctcaggggtctaaacattaaaaacaggacctatctGGAAATTCTTTTGAACTGAGGAGGACCGCGTGTTGATTACTGGAAACTataggggctcttatgcaaaagggGCTGGCGCTGACCGTTATCCCCTTGGTTGACTCAGGCTGGATCTGTTCTGGGCCGTTGATCTGCGATCGGACGGCCACGGTCGGTTggacgcgcggggcggcggcgcgagtcgccggaGACGACGCTACCGCGGCGGAGGCTCACCGGAGATGGCCGAACTCGGCCCTCCGGGGTTCAAATCGACCCGGGCTTGGGCCAGGCATGATCAGCGTGACACgcgtgatccacctgggccaagaGCGGGGGTCGGGGATGgctggagcgtggagctcggcggtggaggcggagcGCGGGTGAACGGCGTTCTGGCCGTTTTGGTGGGCTTCGGCCTACTAAATCTAGCGCAACAAGGACAGGGGCAACagctggtgctcaccgaggcccGGATTCGAGCAGGGAGGTCGTGCAGGGCGTCAgcgtcgaggtccggcggcggtggtcgaTGTCGCTCACGCGGACAGATCGACGCAAGGGCTTCCCGGGCTGCTGATCCACCGGGGAAGGTCCGCGGCGGTCCTGCGGAGGTGCAGAGGGGGTCAAGATGGTCCAGTGATCACCGGAGGCAAGGATTTGCAAGGGCGGAGGTTCTCACCGGTGGTGATCTTGGTCCAAAATTGCGGCGCTACACCGGTCGAGGTCGAGAACTGAGGCCTCGAGAAGGTTTCTAGTTGCACTGGGAAGCTGTGGCGGGGGTCGGTAAGGGTAACGGGGTGGTGGTGCGGCGagtgcacggcggcgcagaggtgaGGTGCGGCTGAGCACAGCGGAGACGCTAGGGTTcaggcggctgcggctgcggggtGGCGCGGTAGGGTTCGGAGGAGGCCGGGGAtcctacttatagggcggcggcatGGCCTGGCGTGCGTGTCCGGTATGGAAAGTGCGGCGAAATCCTCGGCGAGGATCGGGTGCGGCCGTTGTGCGACGCGGGGAAAGCGGATCGTACATCGGCGTCCGCGTGAACCAGGCTCGGAGGGGAGCTTCTAGAAGGTcgagggcgcggggcggctGGCCAGTGGGTCTCGGGTGCGCGCACGGGGCCACGGGGCAACGAGGGAGCGCGGTGAGAGCGGAGCAGAGGGAGCCGgcgcggggaagaagaaggaaaggaggagggagaCGTTGACGAGTGGGACCGGCGGGTCGGGGCGGGCGACGCGCTAGCAGGCGAGCGCGAGCTGGGTcgcggcgagctgggccgaggcGTGGAGGGAGCTGGGCCGGCCAAAAGGGAAGGAAGGTCGGACCGAGCCGtggggaggggagagggagaactGGGCCGGGGGTTTCTGTTGGGCTGGATCGCctggggtttgggctgggttctggtttctagtttcttttccttttcttcttcaaactcaactcaaatctaatttgaattcaaataaaacttgaattcaactcctatgcactcaaaccaaaataaaaccatgcaccagcatgaatgcacaaacatatttatcctagaaaaaatttaattccttgtgaagcaaaattagattaaatgcaagactaatcataataaatcttagaaaattaaacaaagccaattaaatttattattaaatattaaaatttaaattagggcgTTACATGtagtatttaaagtagtttatctttcgatagtcttttctttagggtcaagtaatgtttgccgtaatcggctaggacttgatagcgctaggctataaatatgagttgtaagggaccggaaaaacttgatacacatccaatacaacaaactttacaatttctttgcactttttcggcgactttgccttttctcttctttttttgacGAGTTCTTTTAAATTGATCAAGGACggctcacattcgagcgacttgatttgctggtgagttttcgttttaccgattatatttgagctttagctaccgggcgcaacgctgtggcttcgttcaaatctattcaaaagttatcaagtttatctaggctttgacttccgggagcatcactgtcgtctcgtctagatttattcactaattatcgatatcggctagatttgtaggttctCCTATGCTCTTgtccattatcacatctaaaaacatactagatcggctttaggttttggagtgacacttttgttatctcaagagccagtttagatctgtttttagtttcacatcatctaagttacacattcgtagcttagatcttgtcatacatacacgatCGGCTATTCGAAGCCTGTTTTGTCatttagtgtatcggctgatcctgccaaTGCGCTCTTTACTACGCACTTGTATTTAATATCCTTTTATCGTCTacagtatcggcaaagcttgccgatacgcccatctgagagatattcggaatcccagccgatatgcttttgaatttgactttgttttctcccttgtcaatttcaggtcaaattgactggcatgcttggttgactttccgtgactcggcgaacacttgtcctcggattccagtgtgttgatttttacgTCAACAAGTGTATGACCCTATGggtcacatgcgaatagacattgcccgagtactcttacacagcccaatagtagacagcggccactagcaagacatgtcaactcctatacgcacgcaaagatcatatcagacgagccgtcaCAATGTCATATACATGTTATTCCTTTTGCCTCACAATATTTGGTCTTGTTCTAAGCTGACCTCTCTTTCTCGATGTCGTGATTCAGATCTTTGGTTAACACTTAACCTCAGTATGGCCATGCACTTCTTGATCTGactcactcgaggggcccagagatatctctctcaggtagagaggggcaaatcccatctcgaCTGtccatgtctcacagcatgcttcttggcaAATCCGaaaaccacctttataactatccagttacggagtagcgtttgatagctcctaagtaagtcaattcacatcttgagtacatgcgacaatctcaggtctaaggacacAACTCACATATTTTGTAATGAGAAATCACCATCTCTTGTGTTGGGTTAGTTCAGACTCATGTCCTACATGAGTTCAcactattagtttgacatctccatgtccacGACCTGTGAAATatagtcatcaactaatacatgtgctagtctaatattcatgtgtgtccttgcatgaactccgactaggaacatctttagaataaccatacaagtaaagagtttcacaaacaattcacataatcgtcaatcaatacaagttgcctttcatggatatttaatgaacactttattaatcatgaatacaagaaaatatgatcatctctatgattacctctagggcatatttcctacAGCCACGACGGCGCATGGCTGCGGCGCCCAGTAGCCATGGTGGGCTGGAGCTCATGCGGTGGCGCTCTCCTGCGCCTCGAGCTTGCCTGCAGGCCCCGCGCCGGcatctcggggagacggtgcagcggccggcggggaggcggggaGCAGCGGCCAGCAGGCGGCAGGAGCAGCGGGCCGCGCGGGGAGGCGGGGAGCGGCCGGAGGTGGCGCGGAAAGCTCCGACCAGGAGCAGTTGGTCCCTCCCGCCACATGCCTCCAGTTTTAGCAAACCAGCCTTTTGTTTGGTATATTTGGGTCAAGGAGAGAGAAATTTAGGTATAAGTATCCATATACCAAATCTGCTGTAGGTGTTTTTAGTGGATTTTAGGTATCCTGCCAATTTTTAGTATTTAGGGATAGGTATACATTATAGCAAATCTACTGGAGATGCAGTAAGTCTATAGATGAACGTTTTGAActttaacaaaaataaaaaatggtgCAACATTTCTTCAGTAATACAAACTTATTTTGCTAGTGACTGAAAACCATGTAAAAGATCTCTGAATCTTAGTGATATATTGTGCACCACTAGAGGCCAAAagtctaaaaaaataatatataaacAAGTTCATATACCTATTGAGTATAGTTGTCCAAATGGGCTCAGCCCGCTGGGCCAGCATGGGCCCGGACCGAAAAAGCACGGCCCAAGCCCGGTGTAGCACGGCACACGTCGTGCCCGTGTCTGGGCCGCGACTTCGGCCCACTGTGCCGGGCGGGCACGGTACGGAAAATGGGCCGCACAATGTGTCTCATTGATTTCCTACCGTTGGATCTCTTTAGATGAGTAACAACCGTTGGATCAAAATCGTATCTGTAAAACATCTCTCCACCATCTCCCCCAGCTCCTCCAGCTCCCTCCGACTCGCACGCAGGCCGCAACGGCACTCGCGCGGCCACGACCGGGGGGCGGTGGTGTTCCTGTGGGCTCGAGCGCCTTGCCCGCGGAGTTCACGCGGCCTCGCCCGCAGCGCTCGCGCGGTGGCGTCATGCCCGTGGCGGTGCTCGAGCAGTGGCGTCTCGCCCGCAGCCTCGGCGGCATCTCTCCTGCGGCGGCGTCTCGCGCATCGGCTGCAGCGGCGGGGCGTCTCACGCATcagtggcggcggcgtcatGCCGACGGACGGCACAACCCCGGCGGGCCGCCGTGCCCATCAGCACGGCACGAGTATTCATAGTACCGTGCCTGGGCTGGGATGCCGCACGGCAGCACTAAGCGGCACTGCACGACAACACCGTCGTGCCGCATCGTGTTGTGCTTCGCCGTGCCAGTGCCGTGCCGTGATTGGGCGGCCCGTTTAGCCAACTATACTATTGAGAGAGCAGGGACCAAGTGGGGTAATGTGGGGGCTACCACGTGGTGTTCCTGAGCTCATGACCTCCGACTCGCGAGCCAAGCTGGAGGCCAGGGCTAGGAGCTCCTGACGCCACGCGTCAGCACACTAAGGCAAGGTGAGTCCGGAAACACGGAGAGAGCGGTAAACAGCACTTTGTTTTAATTAACCCAATTACGAGAGTAAACACAAATTCGCTATTTTCTTGTGAAATAAAACATAACCTGGTCATTTGATTTTGTAATTTGGTTTTCTTGCCATGAAGTTCGAAGAGGGGATTATAAATCGATCATGAGAAAAATACACACGTGGTCGATGGACTATTATTTTGGCTGTGAAGGAAAGACCATGCCCGAGAAGCCTAGTTGTAGGGGGAAACAGCTCAGGTTTTCCTCCTAATCATGTTATTAATGCAATATGGTTTATGTTTTAttagtttttaaaaaaatcacggTAGGCACATATTAACGAATTTGATTAAAAATGGTGTATTACAATTCAACAATTTAGAAATTCTTGTTCTATATGATCCAAAATTTTCCAAAAGTTGATTAGAAAATTATAAAGAAATtccaaattttacaaataacTAGTTTAAAAATTTTGTGATGAACTTTACATTAATAATAAACAGTAGAATACGATAGTGTGAAAATGAAAGTCATACATTCTTGTACGTATGTATTTACAATGAATTCATTGAAACTCATATATCATATATACTTGTAAGCTCGAATGAATATATTAACTGATAGGTATAAGTGCTTATGACAAGTGAAATTTTTGAGTGCAAGGGTTTTAAATCTGTCGGCATGTTTCATTCGGATTGGTTCATTTTTGATATCCACATATTTTATTGTTCATACCCCTTTCTGCTTTTCCTATTTCCTATCTCCCTTTtgagaaaaatccaaaaaaatgatTAGTTGCTTTATTTTTAATTGTCACCCCTAGTACCAAATTTCAAAATAGTTGTAGTTCCGTGATACATGTCGAAATACTGGGAGTTTCTTGATTTTGTTCAGGTAAAAATAATAGTAGTCAATGAAGAAATTTACTCTTTGATTTTTAGCAACTTCCTATTCACTAAGTCTGGCTGCAGGTTATTGATCTCCTGGCACCAATTAAATTCACTCAATTATTGTACTCCAATGCTTGCGTTCCTCCCAACTGGCTCCTGCAATCTGATGTGAAAAACAATGCCAATTTAGCAATAGAGATGCATATATAATGAATTTTCTACCCATAAGAAAGTTTTTTTCTTTGCTCCTGGAAATAAGTCAATATCACCAATAATACCTGGTACTCTCATATATGAGCCTTCTTCACATGCTTGTGGGCTTGGTTATGGGTAAGCGGTCCTCTGCTATTGTCGCTGAGGCACATATATGAGAATACCAGCTATAACTAAATTCAACCACCATCTCTAGAAGAAAGTGTGTGCTGGATCCTCCCGCACTGACACCCCATATTGGTGCGTGTCACACcctaaaattttaattttaggtTGTGAATATTTTTTCAAATACATTTATCCATAATTCAGAGTTTTTCTCAAGAATTTACCAGATTTTCCTGGTATTTATTTTCAGTTTTCTATAGAAAATCCATTTTTGGAAATTTCTAGAAAGATAATTTTAGAAGTTCCAATTATTTTAGTTGGACTCGTCACTGTCCAAAATATTTTTGAGATTTTTCTCATAATTTCAAAATGAGTATGAACATTTTCTTAgttcaaaataaattatttagacTTCTCTAGATTTGTCCTAACGGCGTGGGCCAGCCCAGCTGAGCCCGACCCGACCTGCAGCCACCATTCCCTACAAGAGCCTCTCCGCTGGCCACTCGAACATAGCCAACCCCTGCATAGCACCACCTACTCCATCTTAACTCGTGCACCACCGACGTCGGACCGGGGGCTGCTGCCCACCTCCGGCAACCCGACGCACCGCGGCTGTCGCAAAAGCAGCCAAGGTGAGGCCGCCATGAGGATCCCCAAGCCGATCTGCACCTCCTCCATCTCTCTACACAACATCGTTCCCTCTCACCGGACACTGCCGCCCATGGAGCAGAGGAGCCGCTGccaccatcttctccttccGGCCGAATCTATCCATCTCCGCAACGGGTAAGTGGTAgagcggattcctctcatcgctCTCTCCATTTTTACCCACTTCCCGAGCCTTCTTGCACACATCAAGTTGCCGGGAATTTGAGCTACAATACCCACCGGCGTCTGTGAGAGCTGTTCTTGAGCTCCCGCGTACGTATTAGCCCCTATCATCTATGTTTTATCGTGCTTAAGCCCCTAAAATCCTATGTAGCTCCGAGCTTGCCATTTTAGCTTTGTTTAAATTCGTTCTTGTTGCATCAGTTTGGTTTTAGCGTGAGCTGTCAGTAACATTTACCGCAGTTCTCCTTTCATAATCAAATTTGGAATTAATATGATTAAAGACTATTTAAactagttttgtaattaaaacCAAATTAGAGTTCTACCTCAGTTTTCATAATAAATATTAAATTGATTAACTACCAACTAAAATATATCTTTTAATATAACTTGCTATAGAAATAGAGCAAATCGTCACATATGTTACTAGCTACCGGTTTATAAACATTGTTAAAACAGGAAATGTGATCTAGTTTTGTTCGTATCGTCGTATAGAACACAACGTTGTCATCAGTTCTAGCAACTAAGATACTATaaagatgaaaaaaaatatttttatggaTAAGCATCATTCAATAAAAAAACATCTGAGGATGGGAAGGATGGAGGGGGCATGTAGATGTGGGCCATATGTACAGCGAGCCGCCGATGCTGTTGCGGGCATCATGTTGCTAGGCTAATGTATTTTGCTTTGGACGAGGAGGAGTAATGGGTAGGGCGCTCTCCTATAACGGGCCACCAGGGCAGGGTTGACAATTTGGGATGGAATTTCGCGAAATTCCGAAAATTTTGGTTTTATAGACAGGTCCAAAAACTATTTACCGATTGAAAttaatttttaaatatttttcatacaaaataaactagaaatattagaaaaataaaaataaaaatacagaAATTCCAAAATTCCCGAAATTCCGCATTTATCGGTGGGGtccgaattttttttttactgaaATTAAAAACCCTGACCaagggaggaagacgagccTGCTGGGCTGAACAGTTACGCGATCGTACAGGAGCGTGACTAGTCGCAAGATAGATTTTTCCAATAATAATCTCTGCATACTCAGGTCACATGGATTGGGCCGGGTTTTATTCTACACAATTGTGGGTTGTAAAGATATTGACTTTTCATGTAACTAGGGTCAACtagtctatctatctatctatactatctaTAAGGATCCTCTCTTAGCGGACCCACCTGACAGCTGAGGAATCGGTCCGTCGGACTGCAGACCGACGAAAACTCAACGTTCTAAAATGTTTCCGCtaaaactgattttttttttctaccaCGAGCGATTATAACCGCCCGCCCGCGTATACCCAGATTCATCTCCAGCAAAAAATCACGCCTGCTCGATGATTCAGTCCCATCTCTTTCCATCCGCGTGCCACCCATTCCCTCCACATCCCATCCATCCCTCGCTTTCCATGGCAGATGCAGCGGCCCGCCTCCTTCCTTCCATCCAGGCGCGGAGGAGCTCCAAGCATGGGCTCGCGAAGTGGCGCCCGAGCACCCTGGCTCCCTCTCCCCCATTCATGCCCCGAGGGCAGCACCCGTCCTCCCCCTCCCGCACCCCCGTCGGCCTCCTGCGCAGTAACGGCGCATGGCTGCTCTGGCAACACCACCGGCGGCAGTGGGAATAGCACCGGAGGAGGAGCCGTGAAGCGATCCGCCGGGCATCTGTGCCCGATGTGGGCGTGGGGCTGCATCGAGCTCgtggccgccggcctcctcggTGGCCCCCTCGCCAGTGGGGACCGCTCCAACACCGCCGTAGCCATCAGGGTCTCGGCCGCCAGCGGGCTCGTAGTCATCGTCTGCTCCCGCAGGTCGGTCGCCCCCCGCCCCCGCGTCCCGCTCCCTGCTCCCACATCCCCCGGAGTCCGCCCCGTGGATTTGTGTTCCCTGGATTTGGGCCAACTGTTTTTGATACACATTTTAGGATTCGGCCGCTGCTTTGCTTGCTTCGTGATGATGCAGCTATACGATTGCTGTCGAGCTTGGATTTTATTGTTCCATGGGTTTTATTGTCCCATTAACTGCGAATTTAGTTGGTTGCCACATCGGGACATTTTTCTTTTGCCAATTTGGTCTGCTTACGGATTATGGATCGTCCTACGTAGAATCCAAATGCATTTGTagctttgtactctcttctatAGGTTTCCGTTTGTAACAGTGTAACCACTATACGGACATCTGGTTTTGTTTCATAAATTCAACTAAGTTAATTTGCTTTGAATGTAATGCTACTCGATTAGTGAACGGAATGATCTGTCCTTCCTTACATTTGTAATGATCGTTTGTTCCAGAATGTGGACGCTGCCTGAGGCAAGCAAGATTGCTAGACGAAATGCAAATGTAGAGGGAAGCAACATGCCGGTTGCTGCAGAGTGCGGTTCTAAGAAGGTACATCGTTTCTATCCCTCCTAATTCTTCTCCAAGCATTCCAGAGCAGTAGACTTGTCTGTTCATGCCTTTCTAttgtggcaccaaccggtcgaCCCCCACAAGTAACCAGTGTTATAAAATTCAGTACTAGCCAACCCCACAGAAGTGAGTTACTGAAACTAAAATTTTCGTGTCAGTAAAAAACCCACAGAAAAATTAGGCACCCACCCACATGGAAAAATTGGTTTTCAAGTAGTGCTAGTACtattacttatttatttccccAGAAATCAAAACACATTTGTAAAGCGAATTTAATTTATGCTTGCTTACTTCCATTGTTGACTTGTGCGCTGCAGAGGTTTTGTACGTCGTGTTCGGTGGCCAAGTGCTTCTGCGATCACTATGTAAGAAAGCTTTATAGGAGACGTGAGTTAACTCACATAGGAGACGTGTTTTTTTACATCTCTAAATTTGCGTCTCCGATGTGAAATCATAGGAGACACAGTTTTCCGTGCATTTTTACAAACCCGCATCTCCAATGACCCTCACATAGGAGATGCGGATTGTTAGCCCGCATCTCCTATGAATTCACATAGGAGACGCGGGTTGCCAACTGGCGTCACCAATGAtgaattaaaaaaagaaaaaaagaa
The nucleotide sequence above comes from Panicum virgatum strain AP13 chromosome 3K, P.virgatum_v5, whole genome shotgun sequence. Encoded proteins:
- the LOC120699489 gene encoding uncharacterized protein LOC120699489; the protein is MQRPASFLPSRRGGAPSMGSRSGARAPWLPLPHSCPEGSTRPPPPAPPSASCAVTAHGCSGNTTGGSGNSTGGGAVKRSAGHLCPMWAWGCIELVAAGLLGGPLASGDRSNTAVAIRVSAASGLVVIVCSRRMWTLPEASKIARRNANVEGSNMPVAAECGSKKRFCTSCSVAKCFCDHYVRKLYRRRELTHIGDVFFYISKFASPM